The following is a genomic window from Candidatus Neomarinimicrobiota bacterium.
CCGGCATTATTTTTTTTGGGAATGATTTCAAATTCGTTGAAAGACAAGACGTGTTTCCTGAATTCCATACCGGTTTTTACCAAGTGTACAGCATGAATTTGACTGGTTAGATCCAGCTTGCCCTGCAATGAACGCGTATTGCGGTTGAAATGCCACATCTCGGTACCACCCGTTATAAAAGCGTTCCTGGAGGCATCATCCAGTCGCTTTGGGTCCACATAGCTAGTATCGAGCGGCTCTTCATATACATACCTTTTAAAATCAAAATATGTGTCGGAGAGCTTAACGGTATAAAAAGTTTTAGAACTTAAGGAATGGTTCCAATTAAATGCTTGGGCATATCCATTTTTGAAACGTTGATAATCTCCCTCTGGATTGAGCTTGAATAGGTGGGAATATTCACGAAATTTAATTTCATCCCAGAAAAAACTGTAGGATACTTTAATCGAGGGAGAAATGCGAAAGGTAAGTTTTCCTTCCGTACTTATTTTGGCGAACCGGTTCATGGCACTAAAGGTGCCATCACCCGTCTCTTCAACATACACATTGGGTTCGCCGGGAGTTGCGCTGCCATCCGCTTCGCCAAAGTCTCCCGTGTCCGGGATTCCATCCTGGCCTACATCATCACTTCTAAAGTCCCAGTTCTGAAAACTGGAGGAATCGGCAGGCATGAATCTTTCTAGTCCGTAAAGCCAGCCCTTGGTATTGTACGATCTACCCGTTAGGAAAAAAGTTAATCTTTTACCAAACAGTGGAACGGGACCAGAAAAACTTATTTGCACATTTGTTATGTCGGCCGGGGTGAAATCACTGATATTCAAGTAGGTATCAGCATCGTTACTCAAGTAGTCCCCGGAGTAAAAGGATATATTGCCCTGGAATTTATCACGCCCTTCTTTCGTCACGACGTCTATGATGCCCGACATTGCCTGTCCATACTCAGCATTGAATGTCCCGCTAATGACCTGTAATTCCTGAATCGAAGTATTTTCAATTTCAATAGCGATCTCACCAGAGAAGGGGTCTGTTACCGAAAGGCCATCCACCAGGTAAGAGATTTCACTGGCCCGCCCTCCTCGCATGTGGATCTCGCCTCCGGCGCCGATTACAATTCCGGCCTGCAAGGCTATGATATCTCCAAATTCCTCTACCGGTATTTCCGCCAATTCCTCACTACCTACGATGGCAAGTGTGGAAGTTCGGTCCTTTTGAACGATCGGTCTACTGGCGATGACAAACAATTCCTCTAACTCCACTACCGTATGCCCCAATTGAAAGTCAAGCCGGGTGGTAAAGTCTATGGAAACCCTGACGCCCGTGGATCGGATGAGGTTGTAGCCAATCATAGTGACTTGCACTTCGTAGATTCCCGGTGGAACGTTCAGGATCACGTAGTATCCGTCTACATTGGTGGCCGCACCCAGATAGGTCCCTTGAATAACTATATTTGCGCCCACCAAGCCCTCCCCCGTCAAAGCATCCTCAACAAGACCGGTAATCTTACCGGTGGTTCCTCCTTTCAAGATTGAACCTGGGATACTCATCAGGAGACAAACAAGGAGGGTATGAATCAGCAGGGGTAATTGGTTTTGGGTCAGAGTACCCTTTATCCGGCGGAGATGTTTAGGTGAAGCAGCTGACATCCCGGTCCTTTTTTATCCCGATTTACCTGATGACGAAGGAGCTTAGGTCTTCAGAGCCTTTTAAACATTTGGGGCTAAAAACTAATGGAGACATTATGCCTTTCCAAGGTTTAATTGACGCCTCCTCTGAATCGTACAACTTGGTCACCACTGGTCACCGTAGGGCATATTCCTGACCCATTTTCCGGCGTCCTTTTCTATTTCACGAGGGAAAGTACATGAACTGAAAATCCATTGACCGGTAAAACAAAGGCCCCATCGATCTGTCAACCGGCTGAACCTCTGGCAGTGCGGTCACGATTTAGTCACGTTGGCCTCATAAACTGCTGTTTTTTTTCATAACCGACCGCGAGCTCATAACCCGAAGGTCGCAGGTTCAAATCTTACCCCCGCTACGCGTCGATAGCCCTCGGTACCATCAGCCAGCCGAGGGTTTTCCAAATATAGCCCGATTGTCGTTTGGTGCTGCCGAATGTCGCTGAGTGTCGTCCAGGCGGGCCCCAAATGGCCCCACCGGGTCACGTGTAGTGATGACGAGTGGATGGGCTTCGGACAGATCTATTTCTGGCCAGAAAGGTCCCCGAAAAATTCAATTATCAGATTATTTAGATCCGCTGCATGATGAGAGTGAAATAACTCCATGGAATGATAGTCACCGGAATATATCTTCAGTCGCTTCGGTTCCACTGCGATATCATAGAGGTCCATGGCATATTGAGCAAATGGTCTTCCATTGGCATAGTCATACTCGGCTGAGATGAACAACTTTGGGTACGGCGAGCTCAAATCACTTTCATCCAATCCTAACCGGTTATTCACCACTGGGGGAATGGAAATGGTGATTAATCCGTTCAACGCCGGCCCGTTTTTGGCAGATCCAAAGCCCCCCAGGCCGACCCCGAGACTGGCGATATTGTCATAGCCAAGGTCTCTGAGATATCCGATGATGGCCTCTACATCAGTGTGTACTTCTGCATATCGTGGCGATCCGCCCGTGAGGCCGCGGCCTTGAAAGTCAAATGCCAGAGCGGTCATGCCGTTGCGAGCCAGTTCCTCGGCCAGGGGAAGTAAACCTGTTTGGTTCTGACCCAGCACAAACGAATGGGCCAGCACCACAGCCTGATCTGCATGCGGCACCTTGAACAACGTTCCGGCAAGCATGACTCCGCTAACATTCCTTACCCAGACCTGTTCCACCGAGAATCTGTCCGGCTGGTCTGATTGCTGCTCCTCGGGTCCCTGGTGGTTGAAAAGATTTGTGGCTGGCATTGAGGATCCCAGCCGTGGCGAGCCTTGGCTGAGCTCAGCGGCCGTTGTGGCCCGGATGGAACCACCGAGCATGGCGACTAAAGCCAGGGCAATTAGGGTGTACTTGCAGCTCACCAGCTACTTATTGCGAATCCGGATGTCATGATCCCTCAAGTTGGATGGCATCTATTATGGGCGGCCAGCTCAGCTATGATTGAAATTCTGCTCGATGCAAGCTGCCGTACCTAATTCGTACTCATTCCGATGCTGTCTAAAAACTCCAAATAGCCGTCCTTTTTCAAAGTATCCCGTTCTTTCATGTAATAGGCTTGAATTCTGCCGAGACGTATCCACGTAGTCAAGTAATAGAGACTCATTGGGGAACTCGTTTGAGCTGTGAGACTCCCCGCCATGTCGCTTTTCAGGACAATGATAATACCCGGATGATCCTGCTTCATTCGGCGCGTGCCCGAAGCAATCAGTCCCCGGGCGGTCTTCGTAATGATCACCCCAACTGAACTATCCCAGGACGGAGCAATGCCAATTCTGGCTCCAGTGGCCAAGGGCTCGAAAAGCATGCTGTTTGTCTCCAGCCAGGCCTGCCATTGGCCAACCTCTGGGCCGTCGATTTTTCCAGCCCCATCGGCTGAGGTCGATCTCGTCGCCAGGTTCCGGAAGCCTCCCAGGAGATTGATGGCCAGCGTTAATCCCAGCAGTGACATCACAAGCAAGTACCAATATTTCTTGATCAGTTAATTAGCCCGCCGTGATGAGGTCCCTAAATGATGCTGTCAGCGCTTGATTCGGGAGCGGTCTTTCGAGGGAGCTTTTCGGATCATGGGAGTGAAACCCTGCTTCTCAAATACTGCGACAGATATTCTAGTTAAGGTTTGTGGTTACTATGCTGGTAGGTAGAATCTGGTTAGATATCCCAGTTTGAGCAACAGCCGCTCAATGTGGTGCACTGACCATATTCATACTCGACTTCATTCGTACCCATTGAAAAGGCGAAGCTTCCCAAGGTGAGAACGGCCATTGCAATCAACGCGAAGGTCTTTCTCTTGATCATAGTCACCCCCCTTTCTTCTGCCGATAGTCTTCTTGGAAGCAGGGTTCACTCCATCATGTATTTAAGATTGCTCGATCAGGGCGATCAATCTTGGCAATTCATCATAGATTGATTCTCCAACCAGCACGATCTTGCTGGTGCTGGTCACCCAGCTGACCACCTGATATTTACCCGCCTCAGAAACGTGGAACCAGCGTCCACCAATGAGTGTCCGCTCCAATTTGTACCTGCCAAACGTAAAAGGATGTTCCTGGGGTTGTTGGAACAGCACAATCTCATTGTGTCCGCTCGATATGCTGCACTGCACGGAATGGCAGCAGGCAGTTTTTAACAGTCTGGCATCAGTAATCTCATAATCCTGCGAGAGTAGCGCATAGGACGCCAGAGCAAAGGAGATGGAGGCCCCTGCCGACTCGTATTCCACGGGCTCGCTGTGATACAGCTGGTCAAACTGCGTTGGCTCACGGTCGCGTGACACCGCGTCGAGATATATCCCGTAGTCAAAATCATAGTGGCTCAGCATTTCTGCCCTTTGGGCTTGGGGGCTATAGAGTATTTTGTAGATCACCACCAGATTCGCCGCGAGCAGAACAGTCAAAGCTCCCATCATCGCAGGCCTGCGAATTGCTGGCGAAATAGTCCCCACCCAGCGCGGCGCGGCCGCCAACACAGCGCGAAAGCCGCCCGCGGCCCGCATTCGATTTCCAGATTCCAGTCGCTGCCCTATCCCTGCCCATAGTTGCTCGCGATTAGGCAGCGGCGATTGATCAAATTGCGAGGCCATGTGCGCCCCCTGGACGACTTTCTGGTAAGCTGCCCCACAAGCCGCACAGGAAGCCAGGTGCTCGCGTACTCTATTTGCGAATGCCTCATCCAGTTCCCCGTCCAGGTAGGCGGAAAAAAATCGTCGCATCCGAAAGTGTTTCATACTATGCTTTCTGCAGGTAGGTTCGGTCTACCGCCATTTTACTGAGGATATCTCTGAGGCGCGTACGGCCCCGATTCAACCGTGAACTGACGGTTCCCAACGAACAATTCAGGATACCTGAAATATCCAGCAGAGATAATTCTTCAATATGCTTTAAGATGATAACGGTCCTCAATTTTGGACTGAGCTGGCTCAACGCATATTGCAACAGCTCCTGAGTATCCATTTGCCAACGCTGATTCTTTGACACTTTTTCAAGGTTCATGTCCCTGTCCGCGCCGTCTGCTGCCCCTTCCCCATCGACAGAAGTATCAGCATATTGCCGGTAATATCGCAGCCTCTGGCGCTCTTTATCCCGGCAAACATTGAGCGTGACGCGGTATAGCCAGGTGTGGAACTTGGAACCTCCTTTAAACTGAATCAGGTCTCTTAAGACTTTCACAAATACATCCTGAGTAATATCCTCGGCCTCCTGGGTATTCCCCGTATAGCGTAGGCCCATCCGATAAACCCGTTCGTAGTGCTGCAGGAACAGTTCCTCAAAAGCCCGTTTGTCACCACGTTGGCAGGCGGCTATTAGTTCATCTTGGGCCGATCCGCTCATGGGCCAGAATTGATCGGCTCAATTGGGAGTCTGCTTAGGATATCCACGCCAGCTTCAATTGATTAGACGTTTGATAGTTCGAAATCATCCCTGAAATTATTCGGAATTGGGGTGTAGTAGATATGTCCCATGATGCCATCAGTCTGCCGTGCACGCCTGCCAAGATCGAAGGCTACATCAAGCGTCGGCTCGAGACTGGCCATTAGAAGGGCGGTATCAATGTCGATCTGCGCACCCTGAAAGCCCTCTTTTCATGGGCGTCAAA
Proteins encoded in this region:
- a CDS encoding sigma-70 family RNA polymerase sigma factor; this translates as MSGSAQDELIAACQRGDKRAFEELFLQHYERVYRMGLRYTGNTQEAEDITQDVFVKVLRDLIQFKGGSKFHTWLYRVTLNVCRDKERQRLRYYRQYADTSVDGEGAADGADRDMNLEKVSKNQRWQMDTQELLQYALSQLSPKLRTVIILKHIEELSLLDISGILNCSLGTVSSRLNRGRTRLRDILSKMAVDRTYLQKA
- a CDS encoding carboxypeptidase regulatory-like domain-containing protein, with the protein product MSAASPKHLRRIKGTLTQNQLPLLIHTLLVCLLMSIPGSILKGGTTGKITGLVEDALTGEGLVGANIVIQGTYLGAATNVDGYYVILNVPPGIYEVQVTMIGYNLIRSTGVRVSIDFTTRLDFQLGHTVVELEELFVIASRPIVQKDRTSTLAIVGSEELAEIPVEEFGDIIALQAGIVIGAGGEIHMRGGRASEISYLVDGLSVTDPFSGEIAIEIENTSIQELQVISGTFNAEYGQAMSGIIDVVTKEGRDKFQGNISFYSGDYLSNDADTYLNISDFTPADITNVQISFSGPVPLFGKRLTFFLTGRSYNTKGWLYGLERFMPADSSSFQNWDFRSDDVGQDGIPDTGDFGEADGSATPGEPNVYVEETGDGTFSAMNRFAKISTEGKLTFRISPSIKVSYSFFWDEIKFREYSHLFKLNPEGDYQRFKNGYAQAFNWNHSLSSKTFYTVKLSDTYFDFKRYVYEEPLDTSYVDPKRLDDASRNAFITGGTEMWHFNRNTRSLQGKLDLTSQIHAVHLVKTGMEFRKHVLSFNEFEIIPKKNNAGIEIKPFEPFIAIASSIANNSYRHLPVEAAAYIQDKMEFEDMIVNIGLRYDYFNANTKVPIDVRDPDNAKYLSISISDDGTRLVRIDEYEAAMGEIIDTVNVRGKEWTNNYRKTKPVHDMSPRIGISYPITDRGVIHFSYGHFSQIPTFEHLYDNSEFEVWPGGLTSTMGNGELKPQRTVIYELGLQ
- a CDS encoding zf-HC2 domain-containing protein; the encoded protein is MKHFRMRRFFSAYLDGELDEAFANRVREHLASCAACGAAYQKVVQGAHMASQFDQSPLPNREQLWAGIGQRLESGNRMRAAGGFRAVLAAAPRWVGTISPAIRRPAMMGALTVLLAANLVVIYKILYSPQAQRAEMLSHYDFDYGIYLDAVSRDREPTQFDQLYHSEPVEYESAGASISFALASYALLSQDYEITDARLLKTACCHSVQCSISSGHNEIVLFQQPQEHPFTFGRYKLERTLIGGRWFHVSEAGKYQVVSWVTSTSKIVLVGESIYDELPRLIALIEQS